One genomic region from Rhizomicrobium palustre encodes:
- a CDS encoding glycosyltransferase has translation MIERLRALLRGRGGIIRIGLALFLVVSASALFWASRDYTLVAPDWDGLVRGVTYYPSHTYDSYQFKHVTPDRIDADMAQLSRFTGHVRTYTVNYGLDKVPEIARRYGLTVSVGIWIGADLDKNEIELEKALGAILANRRVVDRVIVGNESVMRGDVTGDQLNGYIKRVRKALPARIKVTTAETWSTWLLHPEVGQYCDVIFVHLLPYWEGADVRTANGFLQSHYNLVQDEFPDKPIVIGEVGWPSQGRTMNNAEANPANQAFFIRNFVQLALNKGYDYYIIEAYDQPWKAAHEGKGGSAGAYWGLFNAEGQPKFHFTGDVRSFPEWRKYTFVAALFSLLLGLVILSRMPRVKAIGYFVMGGLVVLVTSGILLLFDTTSLNYIDPYNIAMIILMSPLVLLASIVVLTEGIEMAAVLWRVERRAVKAEIPEVAPLVSIHVPCYNEPPDMMIATLNALAELDYENFEVVILDNNTPDEETWRPVQAHCAALGPRFRFFHFSGVKGFKAGALNIAMTLTHPDAKYIAVIDSDYLVEPNWLRLTLPYFAEERIAIVQGPQDYRDGQESLFKAMCYEEYRGFFHIGMVERNESDAIIQHGTMTIVRRDKLDEVGGWATWCITEDTELGLRLFEAGYGAAYIPQSMGRGVIPDTLKAFQGQRYRWVYGAMQILKKHSKAIFQGGSKLSLAQRYHFLSGWLPWISDGLGLVVTFIAIAWTFAMWAAPRYVDVPLPVLSGAALALFAAKMAKTLLLYPSKVRSGMRGAFLAAVAGLALTHTVSKAVWSGIFTSGVPFFRTPKMADEAMLSQALRGVWQETTLFAAIILAICSVISTGRYDDPASWLWIVMLGVQSLPYAATVVTAAISARAQAKDRSKPDVPAAPPIAKAA, from the coding sequence TTGATCGAGAGGCTTAGGGCATTATTGCGCGGCCGGGGCGGCATTATCCGCATCGGCCTCGCGCTGTTTCTGGTCGTTTCGGCCAGCGCGCTGTTCTGGGCGAGCCGCGATTACACCCTCGTGGCCCCCGACTGGGACGGCCTCGTGCGCGGCGTCACCTATTACCCAAGCCATACCTACGACAGTTATCAATTCAAGCATGTCACGCCGGACCGCATTGACGCCGACATGGCGCAGCTTTCGCGCTTCACCGGCCATGTGCGCACCTACACGGTCAACTACGGCCTCGACAAAGTGCCCGAGATCGCGCGGCGCTATGGGCTGACGGTATCCGTTGGCATTTGGATCGGTGCCGACCTCGATAAGAATGAAATCGAATTGGAGAAGGCGCTCGGCGCCATTCTCGCCAATCGCCGCGTCGTGGATCGCGTCATCGTCGGCAATGAATCGGTGATGCGTGGCGACGTCACCGGCGATCAGCTTAACGGCTATATCAAACGCGTGCGCAAAGCCTTGCCCGCGCGTATCAAGGTGACGACCGCGGAAACCTGGTCCACCTGGCTTTTGCATCCTGAAGTCGGGCAGTATTGCGACGTCATTTTCGTGCACCTTCTGCCGTATTGGGAAGGCGCGGATGTGCGCACCGCGAACGGATTTTTGCAGTCCCATTACAATCTGGTGCAGGACGAATTTCCCGATAAGCCGATCGTAATTGGTGAAGTGGGCTGGCCGAGCCAGGGCCGCACTATGAATAACGCGGAAGCCAACCCCGCCAATCAGGCCTTCTTCATCCGCAACTTCGTGCAGCTCGCGCTGAATAAGGGCTACGACTACTACATCATCGAAGCCTATGATCAGCCCTGGAAAGCGGCGCATGAAGGCAAGGGCGGCAGTGCGGGTGCCTATTGGGGCCTTTTCAATGCGGAAGGCCAGCCGAAATTCCATTTCACCGGCGATGTGCGCTCTTTCCCCGAATGGCGCAAATATACCTTTGTGGCGGCGTTATTCTCGCTGCTTTTGGGCCTGGTGATCCTCTCGCGCATGCCACGGGTGAAGGCGATCGGCTATTTCGTCATGGGCGGGCTGGTGGTGCTGGTGACCTCCGGCATCCTTTTGCTCTTCGACACCACCTCGCTGAACTACATCGATCCCTACAACATCGCGATGATCATTCTGATGTCGCCGCTGGTGCTGCTTGCCTCCATTGTGGTGCTGACGGAAGGCATCGAGATGGCAGCGGTGCTGTGGCGGGTGGAGCGCCGCGCGGTGAAGGCCGAGATTCCGGAAGTCGCGCCGCTCGTCTCGATTCACGTGCCCTGTTACAACGAACCGCCGGATATGATGATCGCGACGCTGAATGCGCTCGCCGAGCTCGATTATGAGAATTTCGAGGTCGTCATTCTCGACAACAACACGCCGGATGAAGAAACCTGGCGCCCGGTGCAGGCCCATTGTGCCGCGCTGGGGCCGCGCTTCCGTTTTTTCCATTTCTCTGGCGTGAAAGGGTTCAAGGCGGGCGCGCTCAACATCGCCATGACGCTCACCCATCCTGATGCGAAATACATTGCGGTGATCGACAGCGATTATCTGGTCGAGCCCAATTGGCTGCGCCTTACGCTGCCGTATTTCGCCGAGGAACGCATCGCCATCGTGCAAGGCCCGCAGGATTACCGCGACGGGCAGGAAAGCCTGTTCAAGGCGATGTGCTACGAGGAATATCGCGGCTTCTTCCATATCGGCATGGTGGAGCGCAACGAAAGTGATGCCATCATCCAGCACGGCACCATGACCATCGTGCGCCGCGATAAGCTGGACGAGGTAGGCGGCTGGGCAACCTGGTGCATCACCGAGGACACCGAGCTGGGGCTTCGCCTGTTCGAAGCAGGCTATGGCGCTGCCTATATCCCGCAAAGCATGGGCCGCGGCGTGATCCCCGATACGCTGAAGGCTTTTCAGGGCCAGCGCTATCGCTGGGTCTATGGCGCCATGCAGATTTTGAAAAAGCATTCCAAGGCGATCTTCCAAGGCGGCAGCAAGCTGTCGCTGGCGCAGCGCTATCACTTCCTCTCGGGCTGGCTGCCCTGGATTTCCGACGGGCTGGGGCTGGTGGTGACCTTCATCGCCATCGCCTGGACTTTCGCGATGTGGGCCGCGCCGCGTTATGTCGACGTGCCGCTGCCGGTGCTGTCTGGCGCTGCGCTCGCGCTTTTCGCGGCCAAGATGGCAAAGACGCTGCTGCTCTATCCCTCCAAAGTACGTTCCGGCATGCGCGGGGCATTCCTCGCAGCAGTCGCCGGGCTCGCGCTCACCCACACGGTATCGAAAGCGGTGTGGAGCGGGATTTTCACCAGCGGCGTTCCTTTCTTCCGCACGCCGAAAATGGCCGATGAGGCGATGCTGAGCCAAGCCTTGCGCGGCGTGTGGCAAGAGACGACGCTTTTCGCGGCGATCATTCTGGCGATCTGTTCGGTGATTTCCACGGGTCGGTATGACGATCCGGCCTCCTGGCTTTGGATCGTGATGCTGGGGGTACAGAGCCTTCCCTATGCCGCCACAGTGGTGACAGCGGCCATCAGTGCCCGCGCCCAAGCCAAGGACCGCTCCAAGCCCGACGTGCCCGCCGCGCCGCCCATTGCCAAGGCGGCGTAA